Proteins encoded within one genomic window of Geotalea daltonii FRC-32:
- a CDS encoding sulfate ABC transporter substrate-binding protein: MIRIKMAAIFAGLALALPGGALAEVNLLNVSYDPTRELYQEYNAAFSRYWKGKTGQDVTFKQSHGGSGKQARAVIDGLEADVVTLALAYDIDQIHDKAKLIPENWQKRLPNNSAPYTSTIVFLVRKGNPKKIKDWNDLVKPGVSIITPNPKTSGGARWNYLAAWAYALKQKGGTDVKAKEFVGTLFRNVPVLDSGARGSTTTFVQRGIGDVLLAWENEAFLAVNELGKDKFEIVVPSLSILAEPSVSIVDKVVDKKGTRKVAEEYLKYLYSREGQEIAANNYYRPRDKKVAAKYAKAFPKVKLFTIDDVFGGWRKAQLTHFADGGVFDQIYIPTK; this comes from the coding sequence ATGATCAGAATCAAGATGGCTGCAATTTTTGCGGGATTGGCCCTTGCTTTGCCTGGTGGTGCACTGGCGGAGGTAAACCTCTTGAACGTATCCTATGATCCCACCAGGGAACTGTATCAAGAGTACAACGCTGCTTTTTCCAGATATTGGAAAGGCAAAACAGGCCAGGATGTGACATTCAAGCAATCCCATGGCGGCTCCGGCAAGCAGGCACGTGCTGTCATCGATGGTCTTGAGGCGGACGTGGTCACATTGGCTTTGGCTTACGACATCGATCAGATCCACGACAAGGCAAAGCTGATTCCTGAAAACTGGCAGAAGCGCCTGCCCAACAACAGTGCCCCGTATACATCCACCATCGTTTTCCTGGTGCGCAAGGGCAACCCGAAAAAGATCAAAGACTGGAATGATCTGGTCAAGCCTGGCGTCTCCATAATCACTCCCAATCCGAAAACTTCAGGCGGTGCCCGCTGGAATTATCTTGCTGCCTGGGCCTATGCGCTTAAACAAAAGGGTGGCACTGATGTAAAGGCAAAGGAGTTTGTCGGTACACTCTTCAGGAATGTACCGGTTCTGGATTCGGGTGCCAGGGGATCAACAACCACTTTTGTGCAACGGGGTATCGGCGATGTTCTTCTGGCATGGGAAAATGAAGCTTTTCTTGCTGTCAATGAGCTGGGTAAGGACAAGTTTGAAATAGTCGTTCCATCACTAAGCATTCTTGCCGAACCGTCGGTGAGCATTGTTGACAAGGTGGTTGATAAGAAGGGTACGCGCAAGGTTGCAGAAGAATATCTGAAATACCTGTACTCCAGGGAAGGCCAAGAGATCGCTGCCAATAACTATTACCGTCCACGGGATAAAAAAGTTGCAGCAAAATACGCCAAGGCTTTCCCCAAAGTGAAGCTTTTTACCATAGACGATGTCTTTGGTGGGTGGCGGAAAGCGCAATTGACACATTTTGCTGATGGTGGGGTCTTTGACCAGATTTACATACCTACGAAATGA
- a CDS encoding YezD family protein: MGDGGVNGTQEQWNVELERKIRNALQSIKFGTVTLVIQDGKVIQIDKNEKIRLT; the protein is encoded by the coding sequence ATGGGTGATGGTGGAGTCAACGGGACGCAGGAACAATGGAACGTGGAGTTGGAGCGTAAAATTCGTAATGCGCTGCAGTCAATTAAATTCGGGACCGTGACTCTTGTGATTCAGGACGGCAAGGTAATTCAAATCGACAAGAACGAAAAAATCCGGCTGACCTGA
- a CDS encoding nucleotide-binding protein, with amino-acid sequence MAEHIIVVGKGGVGKSTTSANLAAALAEAGHRVVLIGYDPRWSATATLRGTSPLLPVPEWQNGDVVPHYAVGFKGALCIEAGELTIEGETSRSAELLYHPLLVRHRPNFIVHDVAWEPGASFLLPPASEGVPRLLVVTSGDMTSINVVNELFSWLNTVASSNCRFSGVVINNLKGPLYESIISDFVSRTGTVVMASVPHSVMVSVSDFYNQTLIEAAPWSHNAYAYRKLARQIEDSAVVPRPVYLNGEELANWARKWGEIISELETGVVRDGSSI; translated from the coding sequence ATGGCAGAACATATTATTGTTGTAGGCAAGGGGGGGGTAGGTAAATCCACCACTTCTGCTAATCTGGCTGCAGCTTTGGCGGAGGCCGGGCATCGGGTCGTCTTGATCGGTTATGATCCCCGTTGGAGCGCAACCGCCACCCTGCGTGGCACCTCGCCTCTGCTGCCGGTTCCTGAATGGCAGAACGGAGACGTGGTTCCCCATTATGCTGTCGGTTTCAAGGGAGCCCTCTGCATAGAAGCAGGGGAGCTTACCATTGAGGGGGAAACTTCCCGTAGTGCGGAACTCCTGTACCACCCGCTATTAGTACGGCATCGTCCCAATTTTATAGTTCATGATGTGGCATGGGAACCGGGGGCTTCCTTCTTGTTGCCGCCTGCTTCTGAAGGTGTGCCAAGGCTTCTGGTGGTCACATCGGGGGACATGACGTCAATCAATGTCGTTAATGAACTCTTCAGTTGGTTGAATACTGTGGCATCAAGCAATTGCCGTTTTAGTGGGGTAGTGATCAATAATCTGAAGGGACCTCTCTATGAATCGATCATTTCCGATTTTGTCTCCAGGACCGGCACTGTCGTTATGGCCAGTGTCCCCCATTCCGTAATGGTATCGGTGAGTGATTTTTATAACCAGACTTTGATCGAGGCCGCTCCCTGGTCACATAATGCCTATGCCTACCGCAAATTGGCACGCCAGATCGAAGATTCTGCCGTGGTTCCCCGGCCGGTTTATCTCAACGGAGAAGAACTTGCAAATTGGGCAAGGAAGTGGGGAGAAATAATTTCAGAACTGGAGACAGGGGTAGTAAGGGACGGTTCAAGCATATGA
- a CDS encoding radical SAM protein has product MASTCSGRNNIQGHPCFGGNRHKNGRIHLAVAPRCNIQCGYCTRRHDCVNESRPGVTSRIQTPQEALETVRAVMKNDLSDIIKVVGIAGPGDPLANEETFETFRLVGEEFPQLIKCLSTNGLLLPESLDSLAELGLGSLTVTINAIDPVIAGRIYKHVLYQGKRYSGREGGELIISRQFAGVERAVELGLTVKVNSVLIPGVNEQQIGLIAERIKKSGAFVMNVMPLIPQADFAHIVPPSPEELELVCTANEKIIGQFRHCRQCRADAIGLIGQDSQGADSGCSISQLAVV; this is encoded by the coding sequence ATGGCGAGTACATGCTCGGGCAGGAACAACATTCAGGGTCATCCCTGTTTCGGCGGCAACAGACACAAAAATGGCCGGATTCATCTGGCTGTGGCACCTCGCTGCAACATACAGTGTGGTTATTGCACCCGCAGGCATGACTGCGTCAATGAGTCCCGCCCTGGCGTTACCAGCCGGATCCAGACGCCGCAGGAAGCTCTTGAGACCGTACGTGCCGTCATGAAAAACGACTTGAGCGATATTATCAAGGTGGTCGGTATAGCAGGCCCAGGGGACCCCCTGGCCAACGAAGAGACATTCGAGACCTTTCGGCTGGTCGGGGAAGAGTTTCCTCAGCTGATCAAATGTCTGAGCACCAATGGGCTGCTTCTCCCGGAGTCATTGGATAGTCTTGCCGAACTCGGCCTTGGCAGCCTTACGGTAACGATCAATGCCATAGATCCGGTGATCGCCGGACGGATTTACAAGCATGTCCTGTACCAGGGCAAACGATATAGCGGCAGAGAAGGAGGCGAGCTGATCATCTCCAGACAGTTTGCCGGTGTAGAAAGGGCGGTTGAACTGGGCCTGACCGTGAAGGTGAACAGTGTCCTGATTCCAGGCGTGAATGAGCAGCAGATCGGACTCATAGCAGAAAGGATCAAAAAATCAGGGGCATTCGTCATGAATGTCATGCCCCTTATACCCCAGGCGGACTTTGCCCACATTGTTCCACCTTCACCCGAGGAGCTTGAACTGGTATGCACCGCCAACGAAAAAATCATCGGCCAGTTCCGCCATTGTCGGCAATGCCGCGCAGATGCCATCGGGCTCATAGGGCAGGACAGTCAGGGCGCCGACAGCGGCTGTTCCATAAGCCAATTGGCCGTCGTCTGA
- a CDS encoding YezD family protein yields the protein MTQVPVIIRKCSDSLPEGALDTLAEMVKGVRYGSITLVVQNGRLAQIDKTEKFRLSKAQ from the coding sequence ATGACGCAAGTTCCTGTAATCATTAGAAAATGTTCGGATTCCCTGCCAGAGGGGGCACTGGACACGCTGGCCGAAATGGTAAAAGGGGTGCGCTATGGGTCCATCACCCTGGTGGTGCAGAACGGCAGGTTGGCACAGATAGACAAGACAGAGAAGTTTCGGTTGAGCAAGGCACAATAA
- the nifH gene encoding nitrogenase iron protein, producing the protein MSQKKVKTIAIYGKGGIGKSTTTSNITAALSTLGLKVMQIGCDPKSDSTTTLRGGGYIPTILDTLRDKKSVKSNEIIFDGFNGIYCVEAGGPAPGVGCAGRGIITSVELLKQLRVFDELDLDVVVYDVLGDVVCGGFAVPIREGIADHVFTVSSSDFMAIYAANNLFKGIQKYSNNGGALLGGVIANSVNTGYAKEIIDDFVTQTKTQVIEYVPRSVTVTQSELQGKTTIEAFPESEQAKVYRGLAQKIYDHTESKVPTPLNDKELHEWAFKWADTLLAMETGEVRSKAANI; encoded by the coding sequence ATGTCCCAGAAAAAAGTAAAAACCATTGCAATCTACGGTAAAGGAGGAATCGGCAAATCGACGACCACCTCAAACATCACGGCAGCCCTGTCGACACTGGGTCTCAAGGTGATGCAGATCGGCTGCGACCCCAAGAGCGATTCCACCACAACCTTGAGGGGAGGGGGCTACATACCGACCATCCTTGATACGCTCAGGGACAAGAAGTCGGTCAAATCCAACGAAATCATCTTCGATGGCTTCAATGGAATCTATTGCGTAGAAGCAGGCGGTCCAGCCCCTGGAGTAGGCTGTGCCGGCCGCGGCATCATCACTTCGGTGGAACTTCTCAAGCAGCTCAGAGTCTTCGACGAACTGGACCTGGACGTGGTGGTCTATGACGTTCTGGGGGACGTCGTATGCGGCGGGTTTGCGGTACCGATCAGGGAAGGGATTGCCGATCATGTCTTTACCGTTTCTTCATCCGACTTCATGGCCATCTATGCCGCCAACAACCTTTTCAAGGGGATCCAGAAATATTCCAATAACGGCGGCGCCCTCCTTGGCGGCGTTATCGCCAACTCCGTCAACACCGGCTATGCCAAAGAGATCATAGACGATTTCGTCACCCAGACAAAAACCCAGGTGATCGAGTACGTGCCCCGATCGGTCACGGTCACCCAGAGCGAGCTGCAGGGCAAAACCACCATCGAAGCCTTCCCCGAGTCCGAGCAGGCAAAGGTTTACCGGGGCCTGGCCCAGAAGATCTACGATCACACCGAATCAAAGGTTCCGACACCCCTGAACGACAAGGAACTCCATGAGTGGGCCTTCAAATGGGCCGATACCCTGCTTGCCATGGAGACCGGAGAAGTCCGCAGCAAAGCAGCGAATATTTAA
- the cysK gene encoding cysteine synthase A produces MGRIYNNLTDLIGGTPLLHLHRLGKGLGADIIAKLESFNPGGSVKDRIGFSMIKAAEEKGLLKKDSVIIEPTSGNTGIALAFVAAARGYRLILTMPDTMSIERRNLLRAYGAELVLTPGAKGMKGAIEAADELAATTPNSFVPQQFKNPANPAIHRATTAEEIWADTDGKIDILVGGVGTGGTVTGVGEVLKERKPGLQVIAVEPFDSPVLSGGTPGPHKIQGIGAGFIPEVLNQSVVNEVYKVRNEEAFLTGRRLAREEGLLVGISGGAAAFAALQIAARPENAGKKIVVVLPDTGERYLSTPLFEE; encoded by the coding sequence ATGGGACGCATTTACAACAATTTAACTGACCTTATCGGCGGAACACCGCTACTTCATCTGCACCGGCTGGGCAAAGGGCTCGGCGCCGATATTATCGCAAAGCTTGAATCCTTCAACCCCGGCGGCAGCGTCAAAGACCGCATCGGCTTCTCCATGATCAAGGCCGCCGAAGAAAAAGGGCTGTTGAAAAAAGACTCGGTCATTATCGAGCCAACCAGCGGCAATACCGGCATAGCCCTGGCCTTTGTCGCCGCCGCCCGCGGTTATCGGCTGATCCTGACCATGCCCGACACCATGAGCATTGAAAGGCGGAACCTGCTCAGGGCCTACGGTGCGGAACTCGTATTGACACCAGGCGCCAAGGGAATGAAAGGAGCCATCGAGGCGGCAGATGAGTTGGCAGCCACTACTCCCAATTCATTCGTCCCACAGCAGTTCAAGAATCCGGCGAATCCCGCCATTCACAGAGCCACCACAGCCGAAGAAATATGGGCTGATACCGACGGCAAGATCGACATCCTTGTTGGAGGCGTCGGTACCGGCGGCACCGTCACCGGTGTCGGCGAAGTCCTGAAGGAGCGCAAACCCGGCTTGCAGGTGATCGCAGTAGAACCATTCGATTCGCCGGTATTGTCCGGAGGAACCCCCGGTCCCCACAAAATCCAAGGTATCGGCGCCGGTTTTATCCCGGAGGTGCTCAATCAGTCAGTCGTCAACGAGGTCTACAAGGTCCGCAACGAAGAGGCATTCCTGACCGGAAGACGACTTGCCCGGGAAGAGGGGCTTCTGGTGGGAATTTCCGGTGGTGCTGCAGCCTTCGCCGCTTTGCAGATTGCTGCCCGGCCGGAGAATGCCGGCAAAAAGATCGTGGTGGTCCTCCCCGATACGGGCGAACGCTACCTTTCCACACCGCTTTTCGAAGAGTAG
- a CDS encoding nitrogenase component 1 codes for MSEKIDLSTNSCPNREQRANGVNIFYGKATELVADARAGKLKHQERAFQQTSGCILNFYLTVRVMTIRDAVMIVHAPVGCSSSALGYRELFKGIRKGLGGMPEDFEFHWLTTNLNERDVVYGAADKLKAAIHEAQNRYNPKAIFIMSSCTSGIIGEDIDGVVADIQPEISATIVPVHCEGTKSRLVQTGYDVFWHAVLKYLVKPPKKKQPDLVNIASMLSYTWQDRMEITRLLGKVGLRVNFIPEFATVEQFEQLSEAAVTAPMCPSYTDYLSRGLEQEYGVPFFLYPSPIGIAHTDEWLRTIAKYTGKEKEVEALIAEEHATWVPQLENIQGEFKSLAPEGDKLDVLGSLGQGRLLTQTPFFNELGVKATAAIVQDFDNLVLDEMDKMIEETGDFDVLINTFQAAEVAHIAKNRAPDIVLSCPFQGSAYKRDKGMTRIHALRGDAREWSTQAGYKGAVAAGNFLLQSTKNKSFQQTMKANTEETYTDWWFKRPNPVYLKEEGA; via the coding sequence ATGAGCGAAAAAATTGACCTCAGTACAAATAGCTGCCCCAACAGGGAACAGAGGGCAAACGGCGTCAACATTTTTTACGGCAAGGCCACGGAGCTGGTGGCTGACGCCCGTGCCGGAAAACTGAAGCATCAAGAGCGGGCGTTTCAGCAGACTTCCGGCTGTATCCTCAACTTCTACCTGACTGTACGCGTCATGACGATCCGCGACGCCGTCATGATCGTCCACGCCCCGGTTGGCTGTTCGTCTTCCGCACTGGGATACCGGGAGCTGTTCAAGGGGATTCGGAAAGGGCTCGGGGGAATGCCGGAAGATTTCGAGTTCCATTGGCTCACCACCAACCTGAACGAACGTGATGTGGTGTACGGTGCCGCCGACAAGCTGAAGGCCGCCATTCATGAGGCCCAGAATCGCTACAATCCGAAGGCCATCTTCATCATGTCTTCATGCACCTCAGGCATTATCGGCGAGGACATTGACGGTGTAGTGGCCGACATTCAACCGGAGATCTCAGCAACCATCGTTCCTGTCCATTGCGAAGGAACAAAATCGCGCCTGGTTCAGACCGGATATGACGTATTCTGGCATGCGGTTCTCAAGTACCTGGTGAAGCCACCGAAGAAAAAGCAGCCTGATCTGGTCAATATCGCCAGCATGTTGTCTTACACCTGGCAGGACAGAATGGAGATCACCCGGTTGCTGGGCAAGGTGGGGCTTCGCGTCAACTTCATCCCGGAATTCGCCACTGTCGAGCAGTTTGAACAGCTCTCCGAGGCGGCGGTAACGGCGCCCATGTGTCCTTCCTATACGGATTACCTGTCGCGCGGCCTTGAGCAGGAATACGGAGTCCCGTTCTTCCTTTATCCTTCGCCGATCGGTATCGCGCACACCGACGAATGGCTGCGGACAATCGCCAAATATACCGGCAAGGAAAAAGAGGTTGAGGCGCTTATCGCTGAAGAACACGCCACCTGGGTTCCACAGCTGGAAAATATTCAGGGTGAGTTCAAGAGCCTGGCCCCCGAAGGTGACAAACTTGATGTGCTCGGCTCCTTGGGACAAGGGCGGCTTCTGACGCAAACACCATTTTTCAACGAGCTTGGCGTCAAGGCAACCGCTGCCATAGTGCAGGACTTCGATAATCTGGTCCTGGATGAAATGGATAAGATGATCGAGGAAACAGGTGATTTCGATGTGCTGATCAATACTTTCCAGGCGGCAGAGGTCGCCCACATTGCCAAGAATCGGGCACCGGACATCGTGCTGAGTTGCCCGTTCCAGGGGAGCGCCTATAAAAGGGACAAGGGGATGACCAGGATACACGCTCTGCGTGGTGACGCCCGTGAATGGAGCACCCAGGCCGGTTACAAGGGGGCGGTGGCTGCGGGAAATTTCCTGCTTCAGTCCACAAAGAACAAGTCATTTCAGCAGACCATGAAGGCCAATACGGAAGAAACTTATACCGACTGGTGGTTTAAGCGGCCAAACCCGGTCTACCTGAAAGAGGAGGGGGCATAG
- a CDS encoding nitrogenase component 1 translates to MSQAKVVELYPDIAEAPRYSCALGGAYVTALAVTHAAPILHSGAGCGLGQQFGQNYAGGMNAAGRHGNTSTPCSCLVEEHVVFGGEEKLRDLIASTLKVVKADLFAVISGCVPSLIGDDVAAVVKEFKGQTNIIHVQTAGFLGNSYLGYEHFFEAVVDQLLAPLPKQKKLVNIFGIVPSQHIQWKGHLRVLKALLGKIGVEANIIFTEKDGLAALKKIPAAELNLVFSPWLGLKVVEKLKEKFETPYEVIPFVPVGPQDTTSFLRQIGELLHIPKKTIEAVVKPEEWDAYNTAEYFGDLLVVGLPNAYFGVIADSGTAIGLTRYGTNEIGLLPELVIVSDNPPEDSRENITRLLTEGLASSIKPKVIFETDSHKIKLILQKHTLQLLLGSSLEKHLPKGDAGFLSVSFPTFDRIVLDRSYAGYRGGLNFIEDVGAQFCGPL, encoded by the coding sequence ATGAGTCAAGCAAAAGTTGTCGAACTTTATCCCGATATTGCCGAAGCGCCGCGGTATTCCTGTGCCCTTGGCGGAGCTTATGTAACCGCACTTGCAGTCACCCATGCGGCTCCCATTCTTCATTCGGGTGCCGGATGCGGCCTTGGCCAGCAGTTCGGCCAGAACTATGCCGGCGGCATGAATGCCGCAGGCCGCCATGGCAACACAAGCACTCCCTGCTCCTGCCTGGTGGAAGAGCATGTGGTATTCGGTGGAGAGGAGAAACTGCGCGACCTGATTGCATCGACCCTCAAGGTTGTCAAGGCTGACCTGTTCGCCGTAATTTCCGGCTGTGTTCCTTCCCTCATTGGTGACGATGTCGCGGCAGTGGTGAAAGAATTCAAAGGGCAAACGAATATAATTCATGTGCAAACTGCCGGTTTTCTGGGCAATTCCTATCTGGGCTATGAACATTTCTTCGAGGCGGTAGTGGACCAGTTGCTGGCGCCGCTCCCGAAGCAGAAGAAACTTGTCAATATTTTCGGCATAGTGCCCAGCCAGCATATTCAGTGGAAGGGTCATCTGAGGGTTTTAAAGGCGCTGCTTGGAAAAATCGGCGTAGAGGCCAACATCATTTTTACGGAAAAGGACGGTCTTGCGGCCCTGAAAAAGATCCCGGCTGCTGAATTGAACCTTGTCTTTTCACCATGGCTCGGGCTCAAGGTCGTTGAAAAATTGAAGGAAAAGTTTGAAACCCCATATGAGGTGATTCCTTTTGTGCCGGTAGGACCCCAGGACACTACCAGCTTCCTCAGGCAGATAGGTGAGCTGCTTCATATCCCGAAGAAGACGATTGAGGCGGTCGTGAAACCAGAGGAATGGGATGCCTACAATACCGCTGAATATTTCGGCGATCTTCTGGTAGTCGGCCTTCCCAATGCCTATTTCGGTGTGATTGCCGACAGCGGCACGGCCATCGGGCTGACCCGCTACGGCACCAATGAAATCGGTTTGCTTCCGGAGTTGGTGATTGTCAGCGATAATCCGCCTGAAGATTCGAGGGAGAATATTACTCGATTATTGACTGAGGGGCTGGCCAGCAGTATCAAACCCAAGGTCATTTTTGAGACAGATAGTCACAAGATCAAGCTCATCCTGCAAAAGCACACCCTGCAGCTTCTGCTGGGTAGCTCGCTTGAAAAGCATCTGCCAAAGGGAGATGCCGGGTTTTTAAGCGTATCGTTTCCAACGTTCGACCGGATAGTTCTCGACCGGAGCTACGCCGGTTACCGGGGGGGGCTGAACTTTATTGAAGACGTGGGCGCACAGTTCTGCGGACCGTTGTAA
- a CDS encoding efflux RND transporter permease subunit, translating to MIRKIAEKIIRYRVQVLLVIVALTIFFAWHLKDIKIAFGGGDIVPPNHPYVKLTERMVEKYGGEHLVEIAIQVKQGDVLDPVNLAKVYRIDQKLREMQGVVTSKIISVASRKFSRVNFAYDELGYSTLHFEKYQDLVRKINDGDSKEATAFREEVLNNDMISGTIVSPDRKRTLILAGFRYEEDYRYIFETLQKIVNEEKDANTEFFLAGRPIMLGYIDSAFRGILVVFAIAVLVMVVTLYLDFRTIRGVLLPLSSGLIGVVWGLGFMSLLGHRIDVLGVTIPFLLVALAHGHSVQILSRYYYEYANGRNREEAAVESMIGLLKPMTTSIFADAVGLFVLILMPFRSIQSMALVGTAGIVAICVGCFVLIPVSLALLPPMKQSSVNREESWFGPIFERLAKFSLGKGKVPILALTGVVLVIALVGAFKVRVGELQSGSPDFWPNAPYNKAEKVVEQMTGGNLYWINIEGDRTGALYDAKVISDINALQRHLGEMPEVGYSISYVDALKKVNAAMHENDPRWEILPNDTASAGELIGMIGGSEGYDESKDMFTKDYKSGTIAVFLKDRKPETLKNVISGTCDFLKKNQASDIRFELPGGTAGIYSAINEEIEKNEFLSVVIVVVACLILTVLAFKSWLAALIIFVPLLIGKAITMAFMGYGGIGFFIYTLPVVTLGFGLGIDFSLYILARLKEEISESGDFVTGYIKALGTSGRAVLFTGLTMTGGLLTLCLSEMRFQAILGSMLSVVVMANTIIALLFFPVLLSVIKPKFLFQRGE from the coding sequence TTGATACGGAAAATTGCAGAGAAAATCATCAGGTACAGGGTACAGGTCCTTCTGGTTATTGTGGCCTTGACCATATTCTTTGCCTGGCATCTTAAGGATATCAAGATTGCTTTCGGCGGTGGTGATATCGTTCCTCCCAACCATCCTTATGTAAAGTTGACTGAGAGGATGGTGGAGAAGTACGGCGGCGAGCATCTTGTGGAGATTGCCATCCAGGTAAAGCAGGGGGATGTTCTCGATCCGGTGAATCTGGCCAAGGTTTACAGGATCGACCAGAAACTGCGTGAAATGCAGGGAGTGGTTACCTCGAAGATTATCTCGGTCGCATCCCGCAAGTTCTCGCGGGTTAACTTCGCCTATGACGAACTTGGATATTCCACCCTCCACTTCGAAAAGTATCAGGACCTTGTCCGGAAGATCAACGACGGAGACAGCAAGGAGGCTACTGCGTTCAGGGAAGAGGTGCTGAACAATGACATGATCTCCGGTACCATTGTGTCCCCCGACCGAAAGAGGACGCTCATTCTGGCCGGTTTCAGGTATGAAGAGGATTACCGGTACATATTCGAGACGTTACAGAAGATAGTAAACGAAGAAAAGGATGCAAACACAGAATTTTTCCTGGCCGGGCGGCCGATCATGCTCGGTTATATTGACTCGGCATTCAGGGGAATTCTGGTCGTCTTCGCCATTGCCGTTCTGGTGATGGTGGTAACCCTCTATCTGGACTTCCGGACCATCCGTGGCGTCCTTCTCCCTCTCTCTTCAGGTCTGATCGGCGTTGTCTGGGGACTCGGTTTCATGTCCCTCCTCGGGCACAGGATAGATGTCCTTGGGGTGACCATACCCTTCTTGCTGGTTGCACTGGCCCACGGTCATTCAGTCCAAATTCTCTCGCGGTACTACTATGAGTATGCCAACGGCCGCAATCGGGAGGAAGCGGCAGTAGAGTCGATGATCGGCCTCTTGAAACCTATGACCACCTCTATTTTTGCCGATGCAGTGGGTCTGTTCGTCCTGATACTGATGCCTTTCCGAAGTATCCAGTCCATGGCGCTGGTGGGGACTGCAGGCATCGTGGCTATCTGCGTCGGCTGCTTTGTCTTGATACCGGTATCCCTTGCACTACTCCCCCCCATGAAACAATCTTCAGTCAATCGTGAAGAGAGCTGGTTCGGGCCGATCTTCGAACGTTTGGCTAAATTTTCCCTTGGTAAGGGCAAAGTGCCGATCCTCGCTCTTACCGGTGTAGTGCTGGTAATTGCACTTGTGGGTGCTTTCAAGGTACGGGTCGGCGAACTACAGTCCGGTTCGCCCGATTTCTGGCCGAATGCCCCCTACAACAAGGCAGAGAAGGTCGTTGAGCAGATGACCGGCGGGAACCTCTATTGGATAAACATAGAGGGTGACCGCACCGGCGCTCTTTACGATGCAAAGGTGATCAGTGACATCAACGCCCTTCAGCGACACCTGGGTGAGATGCCTGAGGTGGGTTACTCCATATCCTATGTGGACGCCCTGAAAAAAGTAAATGCAGCAATGCATGAGAATGATCCGCGCTGGGAGATCCTTCCGAACGATACTGCTTCGGCGGGGGAACTGATTGGAATGATCGGGGGAAGCGAGGGGTACGACGAAAGCAAGGACATGTTCACCAAGGACTACAAGTCAGGCACCATCGCGGTTTTTCTCAAGGACCGCAAGCCGGAAACACTGAAAAACGTCATTTCCGGCACCTGTGACTTCCTGAAGAAAAATCAGGCGAGCGACATACGCTTCGAACTCCCTGGCGGAACAGCGGGCATCTATTCGGCAATCAACGAGGAGATTGAGAAAAACGAGTTCCTTAGCGTCGTCATCGTCGTTGTGGCGTGTCTGATTCTTACCGTTCTTGCCTTCAAGTCATGGCTTGCCGCTCTCATCATCTTTGTACCCCTGCTTATCGGCAAGGCGATCACCATGGCCTTCATGGGTTATGGAGGCATTGGCTTCTTCATCTATACCTTGCCGGTTGTAACCCTCGGTTTCGGGCTGGGAATCGATTTCTCCCTCTACATTCTGGCCAGGCTTAAGGAAGAAATCTCTGAATCCGGTGATTTTGTCACGGGATACATCAAGGCGCTCGGCACTTCGGGGCGTGCCGTGCTCTTTACCGGTCTGACCATGACCGGCGGCCTGCTAACCCTTTGTCTGTCCGAGATGCGTTTCCAGGCGATCCTCGGTTCCATGCTGAGCGTGGTGGTAATGGCCAACACGATCATCGCGCTACTGTTTTTCCCGGTTTTACTATCGGTCATCAAACCTAAATTCTTGTTTCAAAGAGGGGAATAA